AAATAATCGACTATAAGGGACTGGTTACTGGAGAGTCCTTAATCGGATCCAACATTTATAAGGATTTATTTTCCGGCGTTCGCGATGTGGTTGGAGGAAGAACAAGCAAATATCAGGAAGAACTTGAAAAAGCAAGAGATATTGCGCTTGAGAGTATGGAAAAGAAAGCTGAAAGTTTAGGTGCAAATGCTATTATTGGACTTAAAATTTCTTACGACAATCTTGGAGGCACCATGGGAAATACA
The Methanobrevibacter sp. DNA segment above includes these coding regions:
- a CDS encoding YbjQ family protein codes for the protein MILTSANTLESKEIIDYKGLVTGESLIGSNIYKDLFSGVRDVVGGRTSKYQEELEKARDIALESMEKKAESLGANAIIGLKISYDNLGGTMGNTILVTAYGTAVKYE